A DNA window from Streptococcus sp. LPB0220 contains the following coding sequences:
- a CDS encoding crAss001_48 related protein: MNEWQKRFVKEYHELRGRFAKLDEMIQRYEKGQLEFEPKCPIDLLKRQRSIMWEYLSTLEQRARIEEVKL; this comes from the coding sequence ATGAATGAATGGCAAAAACGTTTTGTGAAAGAATATCATGAATTGAGAGGACGTTTCGCGAAATTAGACGAAATGATCCAAAGATATGAAAAAGGACAACTCGAATTTGAACCGAAATGCCCTATCGATTTATTGAAGCGTCAACGTTCTATTATGTGGGAATATCTTTCAACTTTAGAGCAACGTGCGCGAATTGAAGAAGTTAAATTGTAA
- a CDS encoding helix-turn-helix domain-containing protein encodes MEYVKYDPKQREALKKNLRRLMDEKGVTKTQLSRKLGWSYNTIDYWLRGDRVPDRTGIEAICDYFGISDVELLGSEMKVRTFAYYKNDTLLAFGTMEEIAEQTGRKIESLRSLLCNSKRFNKTTKTYMIELEDDKRYKLKFKQSFTIDELNLKGIGWLLESPLVEVEEVEE; translated from the coding sequence GCGAGGCGTTGAAAAAGAACCTTAGGCGTCTAATGGACGAAAAAGGAGTCACAAAAACACAGCTTTCAAGAAAGCTGGGCTGGTCCTATAATACGATTGATTATTGGTTAAGAGGCGATCGCGTACCCGATCGGACAGGAATCGAGGCTATATGCGATTATTTCGGAATCTCAGACGTGGAGCTTTTGGGATCGGAAATGAAAGTCCGCACGTTTGCGTATTATAAAAACGATACGCTACTCGCATTTGGCACGATGGAAGAGATCGCGGAACAAACGGGCCGAAAGATCGAGTCCTTGCGGAGCTTGCTTTGCAACTCGAAGCGATTCAACAAGACAACGAAAACGTACATGATCGAGCTCGAGGACGATAAACGATACAAGCTGAAATTTAAGCAGTCGTTTACGATCGACGAGTTGAATCTAAAAGGGATTGGGTGGCTCTTAGAAAGCCCACTCGTAGAAGTAGAAGAGGTGGAAGAATGA
- a CDS encoding PBSX family phage terminase large subunit, with amino-acid sequence MALDRLYTDKQIGILRRSLSRDWYMMINHGAVRAGKTKLDNDLFLMELKRVKKNAAKVGVQTPMYILGAVSSGTLQTNILREITDAYGHEFQFDRHGNFTLFGVYVVTTFTGSIAGLKAIRGMTAFGAYVNEATLANKEVFDEILKRCSGYGARIICDTNPDHPKHWLKVDYIDKADDEKIVANHFTIFDNTFLNQRYVDNLIATTPSGMFTERGIYGHWVIGEGAVYRDFKEDMYTTQQPEHFAKIYAGVDWGYEHWGSIVVVGQTEAGDVYILEEHAHQYKEIDFWVDIAKDIKARYGDIFFWADSARPEHVGRFNRERLKCFNAYKSVLSGIEEVAKLMKAGRFFVVSNKVAKFKDEIYQYVWNERSGEPVKEHDDVLDAVRYAIYSQHVYDTSSTVKERMTSAQYYF; translated from the coding sequence ATGGCACTTGATCGGTTATACACAGATAAACAGATCGGGATCTTGCGTCGTTCTCTCTCTCGCGATTGGTACATGATGATAAATCATGGCGCAGTACGGGCCGGAAAAACCAAGCTCGACAATGATCTTTTTTTGATGGAGCTGAAACGCGTCAAGAAAAATGCTGCAAAAGTCGGGGTTCAAACTCCGATGTATATTCTGGGGGCGGTATCGTCTGGGACGTTGCAAACAAACATCTTGCGCGAGATCACAGACGCTTACGGCCACGAATTCCAGTTTGACAGACACGGGAATTTTACTCTTTTTGGCGTGTACGTCGTAACGACGTTTACGGGGTCCATAGCGGGCCTAAAAGCTATCCGGGGTATGACAGCCTTCGGGGCATACGTCAACGAGGCCACGCTCGCGAATAAGGAGGTTTTTGACGAAATTCTGAAGCGTTGCTCCGGATATGGCGCGCGTATTATATGCGATACCAACCCGGACCACCCAAAACACTGGCTCAAGGTCGATTATATCGACAAGGCCGATGATGAAAAGATCGTCGCGAATCATTTTACAATCTTCGATAACACGTTTTTAAATCAGCGGTACGTTGATAATTTGATCGCGACAACGCCTTCCGGTATGTTTACCGAACGCGGGATCTACGGGCACTGGGTGATCGGTGAAGGCGCGGTCTATCGCGACTTCAAAGAGGATATGTACACGACACAACAGCCCGAGCATTTCGCGAAGATTTACGCGGGTGTGGACTGGGGATATGAGCACTGGGGCTCGATCGTGGTCGTGGGCCAAACCGAGGCCGGCGATGTGTACATACTCGAGGAACACGCGCACCAGTACAAAGAGATTGACTTCTGGGTAGATATCGCAAAAGATATCAAGGCCAGGTACGGCGATATATTCTTTTGGGCTGATAGCGCACGGCCCGAGCACGTCGGACGATTTAACCGCGAACGGCTCAAGTGCTTTAATGCGTATAAGTCAGTATTATCTGGAATTGAAGAGGTGGCCAAGCTGATGAAAGCTGGTCGTTTTTTTGTCGTTTCGAATAAGGTCGCAAAATTTAAAGATGAGATCTATCAATACGTCTGGAACGAGCGATCAGGCGAGCCGGTAAAAGAGCATGACGACGTACTGGACGCGGTGAGATACGCGATCTATTCGCAACACGTCTACGATACAAGTAGCACAGTAAAAGAGCGTATGACCAGCGCACAATATTATTTCTAA
- a CDS encoding phage capsid protein — protein sequence MAETKLTTMNDLGEIKSIDFVNKFSKNINDLLRLLGVTRRQELTNDLKIQTYKWTADVDTTKTAEGETIPLSKMTRAKDQEYTVEWFKKRRAVSAEAIARHGASRAITEADTRLLREIQNGIKDDFLAYLKKTKTKVTGKGLQQALANSWGKLTTFNEFEGSPLVSFVNPLDVAEYLGSTAVASDASNVFGFTLLQNFLGMQNVIVMPSCPQGKIYTTAVENLVFAYLNVSGGDLGGLFADFTDETGLIGVARDRHLNNLTFESVFFGANVLFAEIPDGVVEATIQAPASAVAA from the coding sequence ATGGCTGAAACAAAACTAACAACCATGAACGACTTGGGCGAAATTAAATCAATTGATTTTGTCAATAAGTTTTCTAAAAATATCAATGACTTACTTCGACTTTTGGGCGTTACACGTCGCCAAGAGTTGACTAACGACTTAAAGATCCAAACTTACAAATGGACCGCAGACGTTGACACAACTAAAACCGCTGAAGGTGAAACAATTCCGCTTTCTAAAATGACACGCGCGAAGGATCAAGAATACACAGTAGAATGGTTCAAAAAACGCCGTGCAGTATCAGCGGAAGCGATCGCACGTCATGGTGCGTCACGCGCTATCACAGAAGCAGACACACGCTTGCTTCGCGAAATTCAAAACGGAATCAAGGACGACTTCCTTGCTTACCTTAAAAAGACAAAAACTAAAGTTACAGGGAAAGGGCTTCAACAAGCTCTTGCGAATAGCTGGGGCAAATTGACCACTTTCAACGAATTTGAAGGCTCTCCGCTTGTTTCTTTTGTGAACCCGCTCGATGTGGCTGAATACCTTGGATCAACAGCCGTTGCGTCTGACGCTTCAAACGTATTCGGATTCACACTTCTCCAAAACTTCCTCGGTATGCAAAACGTTATCGTTATGCCTTCATGCCCACAAGGGAAGATCTATACAACAGCCGTTGAAAACCTTGTCTTCGCTTACTTGAATGTTTCTGGTGGTGATCTTGGCGGATTGTTTGCGGACTTTACCGACGAAACAGGTCTAATTGGTGTGGCGCGTGATCGTCACTTGAATAACTTGACTTTCGAGTCAGTATTCTTTGGCGCTAACGTTCTCTTTGCTGAAATTCCGGACGGTGTGGTAGAAGCTACAATCCAAGCGCCAGCGTCAGCAGTAGCAGCCTAG
- a CDS encoding DUF4355 domain-containing protein: protein MSENTQAVETEAIEQDVTQEEQVETKQEKAERTFTRAEFGKAIAAEVAKARASWEAEQAEAIEKAKSEGERLAKLTKDERAKEEEAKRIQAIEERERALAIKEMRVATQTLLSEEGLPGEFIDFVIDETAEATKEKIGTLRKIFDKAVETRVDERLTQKAPRKGTGPVSMTKAEIMAIENDEERQAMIAANIGLFKN, encoded by the coding sequence ATGTCAGAAAATACACAAGCAGTTGAGACTGAAGCTATTGAGCAAGACGTCACTCAAGAAGAACAAGTCGAAACCAAGCAGGAAAAGGCAGAACGTACCTTTACACGCGCAGAGTTTGGGAAAGCAATCGCAGCCGAGGTAGCTAAAGCACGGGCCAGCTGGGAAGCAGAGCAAGCTGAAGCAATCGAAAAGGCCAAAAGCGAAGGCGAACGCCTCGCGAAGCTGACCAAAGACGAACGCGCGAAAGAAGAGGAAGCAAAACGGATCCAAGCGATCGAAGAACGCGAGCGAGCTCTTGCAATTAAAGAAATGCGCGTGGCCACTCAAACGCTATTGAGCGAAGAAGGACTTCCGGGCGAGTTTATCGATTTTGTGATCGATGAGACAGCCGAAGCCACAAAGGAGAAGATCGGCACGTTGCGAAAAATCTTTGATAAGGCAGTAGAAACCCGCGTCGATGAACGTTTGACCCAGAAAGCACCTCGCAAGGGTACGGGCCCAGTATCTATGACTAAAGCGGAGATCATGGCTATTGAGAACGACGAAGAGCGTCAAGCGATGATCGCTGCAAACATTGGACTATTTAAAAATTAG
- a CDS encoding DUF4417 domain-containing protein has product MQIEKVKIADLREYEGNAKLHPQEQIDKIKKSIQEFGNNDPIAVDENNVIIEGHGRLQALEQLGYTEAEVIRLSHLSEDQKKAYILVHNKLNMDTGFDIEMLRDELDGIFSVDMVDFGFDLPEDEILNFSLEVEEQEEEEKEFHRETTINQYNLDLFDPAKTEGRFEMPALDPVDHVPERLQGFNYVLNKPDHGAGVHFFLDDYQFERIWQRPEYYIEKLGEFDCVLTPDFSLYIDMPVAMQVWNVYRSRLIGQIMQRYGYTVIPTVSWAYSDSFSFCFDGLPEGATLAISTIGVKQNEEQLKIWRDGMDVMIELLKPKRLLVYGGAVEYDYGDIEVHYFENETTERMKNGW; this is encoded by the coding sequence ATGCAAATCGAAAAAGTCAAAATAGCCGATCTGAGAGAATACGAGGGAAACGCGAAATTGCACCCACAAGAGCAGATCGACAAGATCAAAAAGTCGATACAAGAGTTTGGAAACAATGATCCGATCGCAGTCGATGAAAATAACGTGATTATCGAGGGGCACGGGCGCTTACAAGCGCTCGAGCAGCTCGGGTACACGGAAGCGGAAGTTATTCGCTTGTCTCACTTATCAGAGGATCAAAAGAAAGCCTATATCTTGGTACATAACAAGCTAAACATGGATACGGGCTTTGATATCGAAATGTTAAGAGACGAGCTGGACGGGATCTTTAGTGTGGATATGGTAGATTTTGGCTTTGACTTGCCAGAAGATGAAATTTTAAATTTCAGCTTGGAAGTAGAAGAGCAAGAGGAAGAAGAAAAAGAATTTCATAGAGAAACAACAATAAATCAATATAATCTGGACTTATTCGATCCAGCAAAGACTGAAGGGCGTTTTGAAATGCCCGCTCTTGATCCAGTGGATCACGTTCCGGAACGCTTGCAAGGCTTTAATTACGTTTTGAACAAACCGGACCACGGCGCAGGAGTTCATTTCTTTCTTGATGATTATCAGTTCGAGAGGATATGGCAACGGCCGGAATATTACATCGAGAAGTTAGGCGAGTTCGATTGCGTACTCACGCCAGACTTTAGCTTATATATCGATATGCCGGTCGCTATGCAAGTTTGGAACGTGTATCGCTCGCGTTTAATTGGTCAGATTATGCAGAGATACGGCTATACGGTTATTCCCACGGTATCGTGGGCGTATTCGGACAGCTTTTCTTTTTGTTTTGACGGATTGCCGGAGGGCGCTACACTTGCGATCAGCACAATCGGGGTCAAGCAGAACGAAGAACAATTAAAAATATGGCGTGATGGTATGGACGTTATGATCGAGTTATTGAAGCCCAAAAGATTATTGGTATATGGTGGCGCAGTTGAGTACGATTATGGAGACATTGAAGTACACTATTTCGAAAATGAAACAACGGAGAGAATGAAAAATGGGTGGTAG
- a CDS encoding phage head-tail connector protein, giving the protein MVAINIDQVTEELRLLKGIPKADQEQDDLLTLIVRDSFERMIAYVNQFSETALEELPESVAYILRDVAVSRFNRLNSEGATADSEEGRSFTWESSYLTDEHKAVLQGLAIKHRARGIARFI; this is encoded by the coding sequence ATGGTGGCAATCAATATCGATCAAGTAACGGAAGAGCTTCGACTTTTAAAGGGTATTCCCAAAGCTGACCAAGAGCAAGACGATCTTTTGACCCTTATTGTACGGGATAGCTTCGAGCGTATGATCGCTTACGTCAATCAATTCTCGGAAACAGCACTCGAGGAATTGCCCGAGAGCGTGGCTTATATCCTTCGAGACGTTGCCGTCAGTCGCTTTAATCGACTAAACTCGGAAGGCGCGACAGCGGACAGCGAGGAAGGCCGGAGCTTCACTTGGGAGTCTAGCTATCTAACAGATGAGCATAAGGCTGTATTACAAGGCCTTGCGATCAAACATCGGGCCCGCGGGATCGCTCGATTCATTTAA
- a CDS encoding phage portal protein, whose protein sequence is MTAEDFETIEYEGQKWIERLKNYIGTHRSEQLDRLKELKRYYLADNNIKYRDDKSDPYSADNRIASDWAKYIAIFEQGYMLGNPVEYKNENAEIQKQIDQFSKQNNEKDHNVAIKTDLAIYGRAYELLNAYRDEDGSVWVKLYRMDPEQTFVIYDDSYEQRSLMAINYYSISYGNGHKRDFVKVYTSNAIYEYVDDNQDTDTLHLKDTSEHFFNGVPVNEFSNNTDRTGAFEAVLDSIDAYDLSQSELANFQQDSNEALLVISGNPFTGVEDKDFMEDGRVNPNGRLAVSQAFKKAKILILDDNPIPGGSSPSANYLVKSYDTAGAEAYKERLVNDILRFTFTPDTTDNNFAGTQSGEAMKYKMMAADNYRGKQELLFEKGLMRRLRLAVNIWKIKGNDSDNYNLINETDVVFTPNLPQNDAEMVAIAKNLYGVVSEQTIVEILEQVTGVNAEAELKRMKEETEKALEMLPRIEPQAGEVATDEETEDKRP, encoded by the coding sequence ATGACGGCCGAAGATTTTGAAACAATCGAATACGAGGGCCAGAAATGGATTGAACGCCTAAAAAACTATATCGGGACGCACAGATCTGAGCAATTGGACCGCTTGAAAGAACTCAAGCGCTATTATCTCGCTGATAATAATATCAAGTACCGCGATGATAAAAGCGATCCATACAGCGCAGATAATCGAATCGCGAGCGACTGGGCGAAATACATTGCTATTTTCGAACAAGGCTATATGCTGGGGAACCCGGTCGAGTACAAGAATGAAAACGCGGAAATTCAAAAACAGATCGATCAGTTTTCGAAGCAAAACAACGAAAAGGACCACAACGTCGCGATCAAGACAGATCTCGCGATCTATGGCCGTGCTTATGAGCTTTTGAACGCGTACCGAGACGAAGACGGGAGCGTTTGGGTCAAGCTCTATCGTATGGATCCAGAGCAAACTTTTGTCATTTACGACGACAGCTACGAGCAACGGTCTTTGATGGCTATTAACTACTACTCTATCAGTTACGGGAATGGACACAAACGCGATTTCGTTAAGGTCTATACCAGTAACGCTATTTATGAGTATGTGGACGATAATCAAGACACGGACACGCTTCATCTCAAGGATACGAGCGAGCATTTCTTTAATGGCGTACCAGTAAATGAGTTTAGCAACAATACGGACCGGACAGGGGCGTTCGAAGCCGTGCTTGACTCTATCGACGCTTACGATTTATCACAGTCAGAGCTTGCTAACTTCCAACAAGACAGTAACGAGGCTCTTTTGGTGATCTCCGGGAACCCATTCACAGGTGTAGAAGATAAAGACTTCATGGAAGACGGTCGCGTCAATCCAAATGGACGGCTTGCGGTATCTCAAGCATTTAAAAAAGCAAAAATCTTGATCCTTGATGATAACCCGATTCCGGGCGGATCGAGTCCAAGCGCGAACTATCTTGTTAAGTCATACGATACAGCCGGAGCGGAAGCGTACAAGGAACGGCTAGTAAATGATATTTTACGCTTTACCTTCACGCCGGATACAACGGATAACAACTTCGCTGGCACACAGTCAGGCGAAGCGATGAAATATAAGATGATGGCTGCTGACAACTATCGCGGTAAACAAGAGCTTTTGTTTGAAAAAGGCCTTATGCGTCGTTTGCGTTTAGCCGTCAATATCTGGAAGATCAAGGGCAACGATTCCGACAATTACAACCTTATCAATGAGACGGACGTCGTATTTACGCCAAACTTACCACAGAATGACGCTGAAATGGTCGCTATTGCCAAAAATCTCTATGGCGTGGTGAGTGAACAAACGATCGTCGAAATTCTTGAGCAAGTGACCGGGGTCAACGCAGAGGCAGAGCTGAAACGTATGAAAGAGGAAACGGAAAAAGCGCTTGAAATGCTCCCACGAATCGAGCCACAAGCCGGCGAGGTAGCAACAGATGAAGAAACTGAAGATAAGCGCCCATGA
- a CDS encoding DUF1642 domain-containing protein, protein MNKQELIKIYEDTSCTLISINGVLEDLRQLDEPKEKVTLPRPVANWISCVRGRNKTLHFALENAPEEVNLWFCEDEKNRQNVFADAWVNGYHIEKEKRYIVTVKNIGDGWEYLKWNSVQRYWYFGNKTRLDDVRLYHTLENLQKGGFGNVFVNPLFTIEEVAE, encoded by the coding sequence ATGAATAAACAGGAGTTGATAAAAATTTATGAGGACACTAGCTGTACTCTTATTTCAATTAATGGAGTTTTGGAAGATCTCAGACAACTAGATGAACCGAAAGAAAAAGTCACGCTTCCACGGCCAGTGGCAAACTGGATCTCTTGTGTGAGAGGACGAAACAAGACTTTACATTTTGCGCTAGAAAATGCACCAGAAGAAGTGAATCTTTGGTTTTGTGAAGATGAAAAGAATCGGCAAAATGTTTTCGCTGACGCTTGGGTGAATGGCTATCATATTGAAAAAGAAAAACGATATATCGTAACAGTAAAAAATATCGGTGACGGCTGGGAGTATCTGAAATGGAACAGCGTACAACGTTACTGGTATTTTGGCAATAAGACAAGACTAGACGATGTTCGCTTGTATCACACGTTAGAAAATCTTCAAAAAGGGGGCTTCGGGAATGTGTTTGTAAACCCGCTCTTTACGATTGAGGAGGTAGCGGAATGA
- a CDS encoding minor capsid protein, producing the protein MKKLKISAHDEYWEARAREIFEYVDRKDIDFFAELEKTYRNEAVRLQKSLFDFYTKYAEDHELTYQDATKRLRGEDLSDYVDNATLYREQAEKDPELLKRLNQQYASARAIRIEALQLETIHRLGVLTGALHKSFEKYLFNVAEYAYRKAMGGRTGAVNRPAFEEIVKTPFNGRNYSEQLWGNTDSLAQKLKEVFKQGFIRGDSPQDMAREIRKEFNVARSRAETLVRTDATAVINRATIKRYQKAGLEHYRILVVLDDRTTQICRRIAQEDKLYKLEDAQVGVNMPPFHYNCRSTIMPDAGEIEEEGSSD; encoded by the coding sequence ATGAAGAAACTGAAGATAAGCGCCCATGATGAATATTGGGAAGCACGCGCCCGGGAGATATTCGAATACGTTGACCGAAAAGATATAGATTTTTTCGCTGAATTGGAAAAAACTTACCGCAACGAGGCGGTAAGGCTTCAAAAGTCGTTGTTTGACTTTTACACAAAGTACGCTGAAGATCATGAACTCACTTACCAAGACGCAACGAAGCGCCTTCGAGGTGAGGATCTTAGCGACTATGTGGACAATGCGACGCTATACCGCGAGCAGGCTGAAAAGGATCCAGAGCTTTTGAAGCGATTAAACCAACAATATGCGTCAGCTCGAGCGATCAGAATCGAGGCTTTGCAGTTGGAAACTATCCACAGGCTCGGAGTGCTCACAGGAGCGCTTCATAAGAGCTTCGAGAAGTATTTATTCAACGTTGCGGAATACGCGTACAGAAAGGCTATGGGAGGCCGTACAGGCGCGGTCAACCGTCCAGCGTTTGAAGAGATTGTCAAAACGCCGTTCAATGGCCGGAACTATTCCGAGCAGTTGTGGGGCAATACTGACAGCCTTGCGCAAAAGCTGAAAGAAGTTTTCAAACAAGGCTTTATCCGTGGGGACAGCCCGCAAGATATGGCCCGCGAGATTCGGAAAGAATTTAATGTGGCACGGTCGCGAGCTGAAACGTTGGTAAGGACCGACGCGACGGCCGTCATAAATCGGGCCACTATCAAACGGTATCAGAAAGCCGGGCTTGAACACTATCGGATCTTGGTCGTGCTAGACGATCGGACCACTCAAATATGCCGAAGAATCGCGCAAGAGGACAAACTGTACAAGCTCGAGGACGCGCAAGTCGGGGTAAATATGCCCCCGTTTCATTATAATTGCCGGTCTACGATCATGCCGGACGCGGGAGAAATAGAAGAGGAGGGATCGAGTGATTAA
- a CDS encoding HK97-gp10 family putative phage morphogenesis protein yields MSFSYSVKGLDKFMRRVQNKPREARRAVSAELNRSALRVERKAKMKAAVDTGFMRNGIFVARVGMLRYKVISPAGYSVYVELGTRKMKAQPFLGPAVKEESEVLFKNLRKMFRR; encoded by the coding sequence ATGAGTTTTTCATATTCAGTAAAAGGTCTGGACAAGTTTATGCGAAGGGTCCAAAACAAACCACGGGAAGCGCGTCGGGCTGTATCAGCAGAATTGAACAGATCGGCCTTGCGTGTGGAACGGAAAGCCAAAATGAAAGCGGCAGTCGATACCGGATTCATGCGAAACGGGATCTTTGTCGCTCGGGTGGGTATGTTACGGTACAAAGTAATATCTCCCGCTGGTTATTCGGTCTATGTGGAGCTTGGAACTCGTAAGATGAAGGCCCAGCCGTTCCTTGGTCCAGCCGTTAAGGAAGAAAGCGAAGTTTTATTTAAAAACCTTCGTAAAATGTTTAGGAGGTGA
- a CDS encoding tail assembly chaperone: MEFSVGSRAIEIKFDYMTMYKVNRDLGSQGPDGTRNEDGVGALFLRVVDRNDSALVDLIKLCASKKAKAVSDEEAIKAIADKMEDLGAESAEPLFEALEEEMVDSGFFKEKVSKYLENLELGLKYLKAKAETADDKAQAELQIEQTEAQIGRLRNAIS; the protein is encoded by the coding sequence ATGGAATTTTCAGTCGGAAGCCGCGCAATCGAGATCAAATTTGATTATATGACCATGTACAAGGTCAATCGTGACTTGGGATCTCAAGGACCAGACGGAACACGTAACGAAGACGGTGTCGGAGCTCTATTCCTTCGTGTCGTGGATCGTAACGATTCGGCTCTTGTGGATCTTATCAAGCTATGCGCGAGCAAAAAAGCGAAAGCTGTAAGCGATGAAGAAGCTATCAAGGCAATCGCGGACAAGATGGAAGATCTCGGAGCAGAAAGCGCAGAGCCACTATTCGAGGCATTGGAAGAAGAGATGGTCGATTCTGGTTTTTTCAAAGAGAAAGTTTCGAAATACTTAGAAAATCTCGAGCTGGGATTGAAGTACCTCAAAGCCAAAGCAGAAACAGCGGACGACAAGGCACAAGCGGAACTTCAGATCGAGCAGACGGAGGCGCAAATTGGGCGCTTGAGAAACGCAATCTCTTAA
- a CDS encoding phage major tail protein, TP901-1 family, producing MSEAEDKAKIKITIAKPIVGKKVFYFIQSIHAEKGNGAMLPAYRTDGTTTMGGEYIDEQTQQGRLLEKATDEHSIELTQYFAPKDPSVQTVLDAQKTGESLKIWRVIVDDSVKDSSTGKDTYPAQFGYGKITDDVEFTDAIDGFVELNYTVGIVGRLRDGKFPLSADEIAMLNDVYEYQNPGETTGDYNNITR from the coding sequence ATGAGTGAAGCAGAAGACAAAGCAAAAATTAAAATTACGATCGCAAAGCCGATCGTAGGTAAGAAAGTATTTTACTTTATTCAATCAATCCACGCTGAAAAAGGTAACGGAGCAATGCTTCCAGCTTACCGTACAGACGGCACAACAACAATGGGTGGCGAATACATCGACGAACAAACTCAACAAGGGCGCTTGCTGGAAAAAGCAACAGATGAGCACTCTATCGAGTTAACTCAATATTTCGCGCCTAAAGATCCATCAGTTCAAACCGTGCTTGACGCACAGAAAACCGGTGAATCTTTGAAGATCTGGCGTGTTATCGTTGATGATAGTGTCAAAGATTCTTCAACTGGTAAAGACACTTATCCAGCACAATTTGGATATGGTAAGATCACAGATGATGTTGAATTTACTGACGCGATCGATGGATTCGTTGAATTGAACTATACAGTAGGTATCGTTGGCCGTCTTCGTGATGGTAAGTTCCCACTTTCAGCGGACGAAATCGCGATGTTGAACGACGTTTACGAGTACCAAAACCCGGGCGAAACAACAGGCGATTACAACAATATCACACGCTAA
- a CDS encoding stress-induced protein, translating to MAGADNLKVPTSEEARKYGRKGGIASGKARREKADLKKKVNQILEMDVFSPQLKEMLEEKGLSATNQTAIATVLLQKALKGDMRAIELLAKMNGNEGTKDALDKKEQKERVKAMQLENKKREQALEGGMASEDIMADYFEKLEGVIQDGT from the coding sequence ATGGCTGGTGCAGACAATTTAAAGGTCCCAACCTCGGAAGAAGCACGAAAATATGGCCGAAAAGGCGGTATCGCCTCCGGCAAGGCTCGAAGAGAAAAAGCGGATCTAAAAAAGAAAGTCAATCAAATTTTGGAAATGGACGTTTTCAGTCCACAGCTAAAAGAAATGCTCGAAGAGAAAGGCTTGAGCGCAACGAACCAGACAGCGATCGCGACGGTTCTTTTGCAGAAGGCCTTAAAAGGCGATATGCGAGCGATTGAGCTTCTGGCCAAGATGAACGGCAACGAGGGCACGAAAGACGCTCTCGATAAGAAAGAGCAAAAAGAGCGTGTTAAGGCAATGCAACTTGAGAACAAGAAACGCGAGCAAGCTCTTGAAGGCGGTATGGCGTCCGAGGATATCATGGCCGATTATTTCGAGAAGTTGGAAGGAGTGATACAAGATGGCACTTGA